From Streptomyces sp. GSL17-111, one genomic window encodes:
- a CDS encoding HPr family phosphocarrier protein encodes MPQRTVVIGSRSGLHARPAALFVQAATRQPVRVTVARDGGTPVDARSLLSVLALGAKHGDPLVLSAEGDGAEAALEELATLAAADLDAQEQR; translated from the coding sequence ATGCCCCAGCGCACTGTCGTCATCGGTTCCCGTTCCGGGCTGCACGCACGGCCCGCCGCCCTCTTCGTCCAGGCAGCGACCCGCCAGCCGGTCAGGGTGACCGTGGCCCGGGACGGAGGGACGCCGGTCGACGCCCGGAGTCTGCTGTCCGTGCTCGCTCTCGGCGCCAAGCACGGCGATCCGCTGGTGCTGTCCGCGGAGGGCGACGGCGCGGAGGCCGCTCTCGAGGAGCTGGCCACGCTGGCCGCCGCCGACCTCGACGCCCAGGAGCAGCGGTGA
- the pfkB gene encoding 1-phosphofructokinase, translated as MILTITPNPSLDRTYELPSLKRGAVLRAAGDRVDPGGKGVNVSRALAAGGHRTVAVVPLGGPEGALLDRLLGEHGIEAAGVPVAGSTRVNITLVEPDGTLTKVNAPGPDLAAAEAEALLEAVRARSVDADWIACCGSLPRGLRPEWYAALVARLHRAGARVALDTSGEALTAALRERPDVVKPNAQELAEAVGRPLAAVGDAVKAAEELRERGARSVLASLGANGQLLVDESGTWFGHAPAEAVRSNVGAGDASLAGFLAAGGSGPAALATAVAHGTAAVQLPGSVMPSPARLDPGAVTVTRSVPLDRPLGEPAP; from the coding sequence ATGATCCTCACCATCACCCCGAACCCGAGCCTGGACCGCACTTACGAACTGCCGTCCCTGAAGCGCGGCGCCGTGCTGCGCGCTGCCGGGGATCGCGTCGACCCCGGCGGCAAGGGCGTCAACGTCTCCCGTGCCCTCGCCGCCGGCGGCCATCGCACCGTGGCCGTCGTGCCCCTCGGCGGCCCCGAGGGCGCGCTGCTCGACCGGCTGCTCGGGGAACACGGCATCGAGGCCGCCGGTGTGCCCGTGGCCGGCTCCACCCGCGTCAACATCACGCTCGTCGAACCCGACGGCACCCTCACCAAGGTGAACGCGCCCGGCCCCGACCTCGCGGCGGCGGAGGCCGAGGCGCTGCTGGAGGCGGTACGGGCCCGCTCCGTCGACGCGGACTGGATCGCCTGCTGCGGCAGCCTGCCGCGCGGTCTGCGCCCCGAGTGGTACGCCGCACTGGTGGCACGGCTCCACCGGGCCGGCGCCCGGGTCGCCCTCGACACCTCGGGCGAAGCCCTGACGGCCGCACTACGGGAACGGCCCGACGTGGTCAAACCCAACGCGCAGGAGCTCGCCGAAGCCGTCGGACGCCCCCTCGCCGCCGTCGGCGACGCCGTCAAGGCGGCGGAGGAACTGCGCGAACGGGGAGCCCGGTCGGTCCTGGCCAGTCTGGGCGCCAACGGCCAGCTGCTCGTCGACGAGTCCGGTACCTGGTTCGGCCACGCGCCCGCCGAGGCCGTCCGCAGTAACGTCGGCGCCGGAGACGCCTCCCTGGCGGGCTTTCTCGCCGCAGGCGGCAGCGGCCCCGCCGCGCTGGCCACCGCCGTGGCCCACGGAACCGCCGCCGTTCAGCTGCCCGGGAGCGTGATGCCGTCACCGGCCCGCCTGGATCCGGGGGCGGTGACGGTCACCCGGTCCGTCCCGCTGGACCGGCCCCTCGGGGAGCCGGCGCCATGA
- the ptsP gene encoding phosphoenolpyruvate--protein phosphotransferase gives MTTGTTTTTTTSVLHGIGTGGGSASGPVARMAPPAALPPQRTVAPADAPAQAEAARGALARVAADLEERAASAGGEAAAVLSAQAMMAADPTLADQVSELVLGGADAAHALDRAFRVFRASLTAAGGYFAERVADLDDLRDRAVARVLGLPMPGLPDPGRPYVLVADDLAPADTALLDPAQVLALVTERGGPTSHTAILAKVLGLPAVVGCTGAAALTDGTPVLVDGTAGTVLVHPAPDTVAAAAARDERRRRLSAQAVGPGRTADGHPVKLLANLGALHELPAAAAADSEGVGLFRTEFLYLDREEAPTGEEQTAAYRQVFAAFPGRRVVVRTLDAGADKPLPFVTAADEQNPALGVRGLRSARRDPQLLETQLAAIASAARGSDADVWVMAPMVSVPAEAAGFVERAKAHGLRTAGAMVEVPAAALRAGELARRCDFLSVGTNDLAQYAFAADRTLGALADLLDPWQPALLELVRTAAGAGAEQGRPVGVCGEAAADPLLALVLVGLGVTSLSAAPGCLGDVRASLASHALDDCRRLAGLALAAPDAAAAREAVAKGAGLTP, from the coding sequence GTGACGACCGGCACGACGACCACCACGACCACTTCCGTGCTGCACGGCATCGGCACCGGGGGCGGCAGCGCCTCCGGGCCCGTCGCCCGCATGGCGCCCCCGGCCGCACTCCCGCCGCAGCGCACCGTGGCACCGGCCGACGCCCCCGCGCAGGCCGAGGCGGCGCGCGGGGCGCTGGCACGGGTCGCCGCCGACCTGGAGGAACGAGCGGCGTCCGCCGGCGGTGAAGCGGCCGCGGTCCTGTCCGCCCAAGCCATGATGGCCGCCGACCCGACCCTCGCCGACCAGGTCTCCGAGCTCGTGCTCGGCGGGGCCGACGCGGCCCACGCCCTGGACAGGGCCTTCCGCGTGTTCCGCGCGTCCCTCACGGCTGCGGGCGGCTACTTCGCCGAGCGCGTCGCCGACCTCGACGACCTGCGTGACCGCGCGGTGGCGCGTGTCCTCGGTCTCCCGATGCCCGGCCTGCCCGACCCGGGGCGGCCGTACGTCCTCGTCGCGGACGACCTCGCGCCTGCGGACACCGCGCTACTCGACCCGGCCCAGGTCCTCGCCCTGGTCACCGAGCGCGGTGGGCCCACGAGCCACACCGCGATCCTCGCCAAGGTCCTCGGTCTGCCCGCCGTCGTCGGCTGCACCGGCGCAGCCGCGCTCACGGACGGCACGCCGGTTCTCGTCGACGGCACCGCCGGCACGGTCCTTGTCCACCCCGCTCCCGACACCGTCGCGGCGGCCGCCGCACGCGACGAACGTCGACGTCGGCTCTCGGCGCAGGCCGTCGGCCCCGGACGGACGGCCGACGGCCATCCGGTCAAGCTGTTGGCCAACCTCGGCGCCCTGCACGAACTGCCCGCCGCGGCGGCGGCCGACAGCGAGGGCGTCGGGCTGTTCCGTACGGAGTTCCTCTACCTCGACCGTGAGGAGGCGCCCACGGGCGAGGAGCAGACGGCCGCCTACCGCCAGGTGTTCGCCGCCTTCCCGGGCCGCCGGGTCGTCGTACGCACCCTGGACGCCGGGGCCGACAAGCCGCTCCCGTTCGTCACCGCGGCCGACGAGCAGAATCCCGCGCTCGGTGTGCGCGGCCTGCGCTCGGCGCGCCGGGACCCGCAGCTGCTGGAGACGCAGCTGGCCGCGATCGCCTCGGCCGCGCGGGGCTCTGACGCCGACGTGTGGGTCATGGCGCCGATGGTCTCGGTGCCCGCCGAGGCAGCCGGATTCGTCGAACGGGCGAAGGCCCACGGGCTGCGGACCGCAGGTGCCATGGTGGAGGTGCCCGCCGCCGCACTGCGGGCCGGGGAGCTCGCGCGGCGGTGCGACTTCCTCAGTGTCGGGACCAACGACCTTGCCCAGTACGCGTTCGCAGCCGACCGCACGCTGGGTGCCCTGGCCGACCTTCTCGACCCGTGGCAGCCGGCTCTCCTCGAACTCGTGCGGACGGCCGCGGGTGCGGGAGCCGAACAGGGCAGGCCGGTCGGAGTGTGCGGCGAGGCCGCTGCGGATCCGCTGCTCGCCCTGGTCCTCGTCGGCCTGGGCGTCACCAGCCTGTCGGCCGCGCCGGGCTGCCTCGGCGACGTCCGGGCGTCTCTGGCGTCGCACGCTCTGGACGACTGCCGCCGGCTCGCCGGCCTGGCACTCGCCGCCCCGGACGCGGCAGCGGCCCGCGAGGCTGTCGCGAAGGGTGCGGGCCTGACCCCGTGA
- a CDS encoding VOC family protein, which translates to MTILRMDNVGIVVEDMDAAIAFFVELGMELEGRAEVEGLFADRCTGLDGVRCAVAMVRTPDGHSRIELAKYRSPAAISAGPRNRPHNVLGTHRVMFAVDDIEDTVARLRLHGAELVGELAQYEDSYRLCYVRGPEGIIVGLAEQLS; encoded by the coding sequence GTGACGATTCTGCGCATGGACAACGTAGGCATCGTGGTCGAGGACATGGACGCCGCCATCGCCTTCTTCGTCGAACTCGGTATGGAGCTGGAGGGCCGGGCGGAGGTCGAGGGCCTCTTCGCCGATCGGTGCACCGGGCTCGACGGTGTTCGCTGTGCCGTCGCGATGGTCCGGACCCCGGACGGTCACAGCCGGATCGAGCTGGCGAAGTACCGCAGCCCCGCAGCGATCAGTGCTGGGCCACGCAACCGGCCGCACAACGTCCTGGGCACGCACCGCGTCATGTTCGCCGTGGACGACATCGAGGACACGGTCGCCCGGCTGCGTCTCCACGGCGCAGAACTTGTCGGTGAGCTGGCGCAGTACGAGGACAGCTACCGGCTCTGCTACGTCCGCGGCCCCGAGGGCATCATCGTCGGACTGGCGGAGCAGCTCAGCTGA
- a CDS encoding DeoR/GlpR family DNA-binding transcription regulator, protein MFAAERQQEIMRLARDSGRVDVLSLAEEFQVTAETVRRDLKALDRAGLVRRVHGGAIPVGHLDFEPDLAERDAVAADEKERIALAALAELPADGSVILDAGTTAARLAAALPVDSALTVVTHALPVAARLADHPGIALHLVGGRVRHRTRAAVDAWALRAYAEIKADVVFLATNGFAPDGGLTTPDLAEAAVKRAVIGAARRVVLLADSAKFGQQHFARFGDLADVDLLITDMGLAPDDARAIEAHGTEVVRA, encoded by the coding sequence ATGTTCGCAGCGGAGCGTCAGCAGGAGATCATGCGCCTGGCCCGCGACAGCGGTCGGGTCGACGTGCTCTCCCTCGCGGAGGAGTTCCAGGTCACCGCGGAAACCGTGCGGCGCGACCTCAAGGCTCTCGACCGCGCGGGCCTGGTGCGGCGTGTGCACGGCGGCGCCATCCCGGTCGGCCACCTCGACTTCGAGCCGGACCTCGCGGAACGCGACGCGGTCGCCGCCGACGAGAAGGAGCGCATCGCGCTCGCCGCGCTTGCCGAGCTTCCCGCCGACGGCAGTGTCATCCTGGACGCCGGCACCACGGCCGCCCGGCTGGCCGCGGCCCTGCCGGTGGATTCCGCGCTGACGGTCGTGACCCATGCCCTGCCCGTCGCCGCCCGGCTCGCCGACCACCCGGGCATCGCCCTGCACCTCGTCGGAGGCCGGGTGCGCCACCGTACCCGTGCCGCCGTCGACGCCTGGGCGCTTCGGGCGTACGCGGAGATCAAGGCCGACGTCGTCTTCCTCGCCACCAACGGATTCGCCCCCGACGGCGGCCTGACCACTCCCGACCTGGCGGAGGCGGCGGTCAAGCGGGCTGTCATCGGCGCCGCCCGAAGGGTCGTCCTGCTGGCCGATTCCGCCAAGTTCGGGCAGCAGCACTTCGCCCGTTTCGGCGACCTCGCGGACGTGGATCTGTTGATCACCGACATGGGTCTCGCGCCCGACGACGCCCGCGCCATCGAGGCGCACGGCACGGAGGTCGTCCGAGCATGA
- a CDS encoding PTS fructose transporter subunit IIABC, whose amino-acid sequence MSELITAGLVDVDLSAETKQAAVRSLAERMVAAGRVTDIDGFLADVAAREAQMPTGLDGGIGIPHCRSAHVTAPTLAFGRSANGIDFSAPDGPADLIFLIAAPAGADDAHLAILSSLARRLMDPEFTTALRAERDPAAVAALVRGDEAPATPTEDPAAGDAPAGTPAPPAALFRIVAVTSCPTGIAHTYMAAESLQQAGEAAGVELVVETQGSAGFKRLDPGVIAAADGVILAHDVEVREKERFAGKPTVDVGVKAAINRPAELIADVRVRAERGETTATAAGPAPMDIGAAEDHFGTRLRTWLMTGVSYMVPFVAAGGLLIALAFAIGGYEINSAPSVAESFVWTEAASWAALMFQIGGAAFGFLVPVLAGYIAYGMADRPGLVPGFVGGALAVTIEAGFLGGLAAGLIAGAVVKAIHHVHVPPVLRGVMPVVVIPLISSAVVGFLMFVVVGKPIASLQKAMTDWLSGLSGTNAVLLGVLLGLMMCFDLGGPVNKVAYAFAVGGIADPTDGSLKVMAAVMAAGMVPPLGMALATSVRGKLFTKTERNNGKAAWVLGASFISEGAIPFAAADPLRVIPSAMAGGAVTGALTMAFGTTLRAPHGGVFVVPLIGQPLLFLLAVTAGTAVTAVLVVLLKSRRRPETASGPTTAATAATPADTKAPAAA is encoded by the coding sequence ATGAGTGAGTTGATCACCGCAGGACTGGTCGATGTCGACCTGTCCGCCGAGACCAAGCAAGCCGCCGTGCGGTCACTCGCCGAGCGGATGGTGGCCGCCGGGCGCGTCACCGACATCGACGGCTTTCTCGCCGACGTTGCGGCACGCGAAGCCCAGATGCCCACCGGACTCGACGGCGGCATCGGCATTCCCCACTGTCGCAGCGCGCACGTCACCGCCCCGACCCTCGCCTTCGGCCGCAGCGCCAACGGCATCGACTTCAGCGCCCCGGACGGGCCGGCCGACCTGATCTTCCTGATAGCCGCGCCGGCCGGTGCGGACGACGCCCACCTGGCGATCCTGTCGTCACTCGCCCGGCGGCTCATGGACCCCGAGTTCACCACCGCACTCCGCGCGGAACGCGACCCCGCAGCGGTCGCGGCCCTGGTCCGTGGGGACGAGGCTCCGGCCACGCCCACGGAGGACCCGGCGGCCGGCGACGCACCGGCGGGCACCCCTGCTCCCCCGGCCGCGCTCTTCCGTATCGTGGCCGTCACCTCCTGCCCCACCGGGATCGCCCACACCTACATGGCCGCCGAGTCGCTCCAGCAGGCCGGCGAGGCAGCGGGAGTCGAACTCGTCGTCGAGACACAGGGGTCGGCCGGCTTCAAGCGCCTCGACCCCGGTGTGATCGCGGCAGCCGACGGCGTGATCCTCGCCCATGATGTCGAGGTCAGGGAAAAGGAACGGTTCGCCGGCAAGCCCACCGTCGACGTCGGGGTCAAGGCTGCGATCAACCGGCCCGCCGAACTCATCGCAGACGTACGGGTCAGGGCCGAACGCGGCGAGACCACCGCCACGGCGGCAGGGCCCGCGCCCATGGACATCGGCGCCGCCGAGGACCACTTCGGGACCCGGCTGCGCACGTGGCTCATGACCGGCGTCAGTTACATGGTGCCGTTCGTCGCCGCGGGCGGTCTGCTCATCGCCCTCGCCTTCGCGATCGGCGGCTACGAGATCAACAGCGCCCCATCCGTCGCCGAGTCCTTCGTGTGGACGGAGGCGGCGAGTTGGGCCGCGCTGATGTTCCAGATCGGCGGCGCCGCGTTCGGCTTCCTGGTTCCCGTACTCGCCGGATACATCGCCTACGGCATGGCCGACCGGCCCGGCCTCGTACCGGGATTCGTCGGCGGAGCGCTCGCGGTCACCATCGAGGCCGGCTTTCTCGGCGGACTGGCCGCCGGCCTCATCGCGGGCGCCGTGGTGAAGGCCATTCACCACGTCCACGTGCCCCCCGTGCTGCGCGGCGTCATGCCTGTGGTCGTCATCCCGCTGATCTCGTCGGCCGTTGTCGGATTCCTCATGTTCGTTGTCGTCGGCAAGCCCATCGCCTCCCTGCAGAAGGCGATGACCGACTGGCTGAGCGGCCTGTCCGGCACCAATGCCGTCCTGCTCGGAGTGCTGCTCGGACTCATGATGTGCTTCGACCTCGGCGGCCCGGTGAACAAGGTGGCCTACGCGTTCGCCGTCGGCGGCATCGCCGACCCCACCGACGGCAGCCTCAAGGTCATGGCCGCCGTCATGGCGGCGGGCATGGTCCCGCCGCTGGGCATGGCCCTGGCAACGAGTGTGCGCGGAAAACTGTTCACGAAGACGGAACGCAACAACGGCAAGGCGGCCTGGGTCCTCGGCGCCTCTTTCATCAGCGAGGGAGCGATCCCGTTCGCAGCGGCGGACCCCCTGCGTGTGATCCCGTCCGCGATGGCCGGCGGAGCCGTCACCGGTGCCCTGACGATGGCGTTCGGCACCACGCTGCGCGCTCCGCACGGCGGGGTCTTCGTCGTCCCGCTGATCGGGCAACCCCTGCTCTTCCTCCTGGCCGTCACGGCCGGGACAGCGGTCACCGCCGTCCTCGTGGTGCTGCTCAAGAGCCGCCGCAGGCCGGAGACGGCGTCCGGGCCCACCACCGCGGCCACCGCCGCGACGCCCGCAGACACCAAGGCCCCGGCCGCCGCATGA